In the uncultured Fretibacterium sp. genome, one interval contains:
- a CDS encoding L-ribulose-5-phosphate 4-epimerase, with translation MFEKLKEEVFHANMKLVEYGLVILTWGNVSGIDRSRGVVAIKPSGVSYADLRPEMIPVVDLEGKVVEGSLRPSSDTMTHLELYKAFEDIGGVVHTHSPVATAWAQSRKAIPPLGTTHADTFFGPVPCTPLLTPEEIEGDYEGNTGKAIVRSFRDKEYQATPAILVAAHGPFSWGRTPAAAVENACILEEVAKMALYTLAINPNPAPLPSTLLDKHYYRKHGADATYGQPAKSAPRAS, from the coding sequence ATGTTTGAAAAACTGAAAGAAGAAGTTTTCCATGCGAATATGAAACTTGTCGAGTATGGCTTGGTCATACTGACATGGGGGAATGTCAGCGGCATTGACCGCTCGAGAGGCGTCGTCGCCATCAAGCCCAGCGGCGTCTCCTACGCCGATTTGAGGCCGGAAATGATTCCGGTCGTCGATCTTGAGGGAAAGGTTGTAGAGGGCTCCCTCAGACCTTCCAGCGATACCATGACGCATCTTGAGCTTTACAAGGCTTTTGAGGATATAGGCGGGGTCGTTCATACCCATTCCCCCGTCGCCACAGCATGGGCGCAAAGCCGGAAGGCCATACCTCCGCTGGGGACAACCCATGCGGATACATTTTTTGGCCCGGTTCCCTGCACTCCCTTGTTGACCCCGGAGGAGATAGAGGGCGATTACGAAGGGAACACCGGCAAAGCGATCGTTCGTTCCTTTAGAGATAAGGAGTATCAGGCAACGCCAGCTATCCTGGTGGCTGCTCACGGCCCTTTCTCCTGGGGGAGGACGCCTGCTGCAGCCGTGGAAAATGCCTGCATTCTGGAGGAGGTCGCCAAGATGGCACTCTATACCCTGGCTATCAATCCCAATCCAGCGCCTCTGCCCTCCACGCTTCTTGACAAGCATTATTACCGCAAGCATGGGGCTGACGCTACCTATGGTCAACCCGCCAAGTCGGCCCCTCGGGCATCGTGA
- a CDS encoding FGGY-family carbohydrate kinase — MLIGVDIGTGGTKALMLDERGRTLGEAFHEYGVLTPMPSWAEQWPDVWLEAVTITLKEVLARSGLNPKDVAAVAISGLYGGSGIPVDKAGEPVRPCMIWMDRRARNETQWVKDNIPFDKIFSITGNYVDSYYGFTKILWMKNNEPDLWKRTRQFMTPKDYVIYKFTDIAATDYSSAGNIGGIFDIHKKGWSQEMSDALGIPLSLFPERITKSFDIVGKLNKKYAAATGLLEGTPIVAGGIDAPVAQFSCGVVNEGEHVAMTGTSICWGTVHDGKYLTPGLISFPYVVNDESTIYTFGGGATSGAIIRWFRDEFGACEREVQRRSDISAYSLLEKEAKDVEVGSDGLIVLPYFMGERSPIWDPDARGTVLGLSLLHTRGHIYRACMEGVALSLRHNMEEAVKAGIKLDKECYIVGGPARSDLWTQIFADATGYAMKRLNRDVEATLGDAFLAGMGVGVFKDPLEIKGWLDFRETVRTNTENNELYGNHFRLYTMLYERTKDIMAEVARIQTGA, encoded by the coding sequence ATGTTGATTGGTGTGGATATTGGGACGGGGGGGACCAAGGCCCTGATGCTGGATGAGCGGGGCAGGACCTTGGGAGAAGCTTTTCATGAATACGGGGTTCTCACACCCATGCCATCTTGGGCGGAGCAATGGCCCGATGTATGGCTCGAGGCCGTTACCATTACATTAAAAGAGGTACTCGCTCGATCGGGACTCAATCCCAAGGATGTTGCCGCCGTAGCGATCAGCGGCCTTTATGGTGGATCGGGGATTCCGGTGGACAAAGCGGGGGAGCCTGTCCGTCCCTGCATGATTTGGATGGACCGCAGAGCGCGGAATGAAACCCAATGGGTAAAGGACAACATCCCATTTGACAAGATTTTTTCCATCACGGGCAATTACGTGGACAGCTACTACGGATTCACGAAAATCCTCTGGATGAAAAACAACGAGCCCGACCTTTGGAAAAGGACACGGCAGTTTATGACGCCTAAGGATTACGTCATTTATAAATTTACGGATATTGCGGCAACGGACTATTCCTCGGCGGGCAACATCGGCGGTATTTTCGACATCCACAAAAAAGGGTGGTCCCAGGAGATGAGCGATGCTCTGGGTATCCCGTTATCCTTATTTCCCGAGAGAATCACGAAGTCCTTCGACATCGTCGGGAAACTCAATAAAAAATACGCCGCAGCGACAGGGCTCCTGGAGGGAACTCCGATTGTCGCAGGCGGGATTGACGCCCCTGTAGCTCAATTCAGCTGCGGTGTCGTAAACGAAGGCGAGCACGTGGCCATGACAGGGACGTCCATCTGCTGGGGAACGGTTCACGATGGGAAATACCTTACCCCGGGTTTGATCAGCTTCCCCTATGTGGTCAATGACGAGTCGACAATCTATACCTTTGGAGGAGGAGCGACATCCGGTGCAATCATTCGTTGGTTCCGTGACGAGTTTGGGGCCTGCGAACGGGAGGTCCAGCGCCGTTCCGACATCTCCGCCTACTCCCTTTTGGAAAAGGAGGCGAAGGATGTCGAGGTCGGAAGCGATGGCCTGATCGTCCTCCCGTATTTTATGGGAGAGCGCTCCCCCATCTGGGATCCGGACGCACGAGGCACGGTGCTTGGACTTTCGTTACTGCACACTCGAGGCCATATTTACCGAGCCTGTATGGAGGGGGTCGCCCTTTCCCTGCGCCATAACATGGAGGAGGCGGTCAAGGCCGGCATCAAGCTGGACAAAGAGTGCTACATCGTAGGAGGTCCCGCCCGAAGCGACCTTTGGACACAGATCTTTGCCGATGCCACCGGCTACGCCATGAAACGCTTGAACCGTGACGTCGAGGCGACCTTAGGCGATGCGTTTCTGGCCGGGATGGGGGTAGGGGTGTTCAAAGATCCCTTGGAGATAAAAGGCTGGCTCGATTTCCGGGAGACCGTCAGGACAAATACCGAGAACAACGAACTTTACGGAAATCATTTTAGGCTTTACACCATGCTTTATGAGAGGACCAAGGACATCATGGCCGAGGTCGCACGGATACAAACCGGCGCATAA